One genomic region from Brachyhypopomus gauderio isolate BG-103 unplaced genomic scaffold, BGAUD_0.2 sc79, whole genome shotgun sequence encodes:
- the scamp2 gene encoding secretory carrier-associated membrane protein 2 yields the protein MSAFDTNPFENPVDVNPFQDPSVTGVTHSGVDQQYNPFSGTDSDALRGTTIPASTAPSQPAVLQPSVEPSPQQVAAAAAQANLLRQQEELERKAAELERREQELQSRAGPTGKENNWPPLPKSFPIKPCFYQDFSEEIPQEHQRICKMMYYLWMLYCVTLFLNVLACLAYFTVQSDYGVDFGLSILWFILFTPCSFLCWYRQIYKAFKTDSSFSFFSFFFIFFAQVVISVIQSVGIPKWGNSGWIAAISIVRTNMSVAAVMMVVAIFFTICAVMSIFLLKMVHSHYRRTGASFQKAQQEFSQGVLTNRTFQNAAMNATASAAQNSFQRN from the exons ATGTCCGCTTTCGACACGAACCCTTTCGAAAATCCTGTAGACGTAAATCCTTTTCAG GATCCCTCTGTCACTGGGGTGACCCACTCTGGAGTGGATCAGCAGTACAACCCGTTCTCCGGTACCGACTCG GACGCTTTGAGAGGCACCACCATCCCGGCATCCACTGCTCCTTCCCAGCCTGCCGTGCTACAACCCTCAGTGGAGCCGAGTCCTCAG CAGGTGGCAGCAGCCGCAGCCCAGGCCAACCTGCTGAGGCagcaggaggagctggagaggAAGGCGGCCGAGCTGGAGAGGCGTGAGCAGGAGCTGCAGAGCAGGGCGGGCCCCACGG GCAAAGAGAACAACTGGCCACCGTTGCCCAAAAGTTTTCCGATAAAGCCATGCTTCTACCAGGACTTCTCTGAGGAAATCCCACAAGAGCATCAGAGGATCTGCAAAATGATGTATTACCTGTGGATGC TGTACTGTGTGACTCTGTTCTTGAACGTGCTGGCATGTCTGGCGTATTTCACGGTACAAAGCGATTATGGAGTGGACTTTGGCCTTTCCATCCTGTGGTTCATCCTCTTCACTCCCTGCTCCTTCCTCTGCTGGTACCGCCAAATCTACAAGGCTTTCAA GACTGATAGCTCCTTcagtttcttttctttcttcttcatcttctttgCCCAAGTGGTGATCTCCGTCATTCAGAGCGTCGGCATTCCAAAGTGGGGAAACAG CGGGTGGATCGCAGCCATCTCCATCGTTCGCACCAACATGTCTGTGGCCGCCGTGATGATGGTAGTCGCAATTTTTTTCACCATCTGCGCCGTCATGTCCATCTTTCTACTTAAAATG GTTCATTCTCACTACCGGCGCACTGGAGCCAGCTTCCAAAAAGCGCAGCAGGAGTTCTCCCAGGGCGTGCTCACCAACCGCACCTTCCAGAACGCCGCCATGAACGCCACTGCCTCGGCCGCCCAGAACTCCTTCCAGAGGAATTAG